AACCGGTGAGCGCAACACCTGCGTCCAATATAGCCGCTGGCGTCTGAAATCCCAAGGTCTTCCGCGGCCGTTGATTCAATCGTAACGCGATCTTGTTCAAGTCTGTCTGCGAGTAGCGTGACAGGTCGGTGCCTTTC
The window above is part of the Nitrospira sp. genome. Proteins encoded here:
- a CDS encoding IS30 family transposase, which produces KGTDLSRYSQTDLNKIALRLNQRPRKTLGFQTPAAILDAGVALTG